NNNNNNNNNNNNNNNNNNNNNNNNNNNNNNNNNNNNNNNNNNNNNNNNNNNNNNNNNNNNNNNNNNNNNNNNNNNNNNNNNNNNNNNNNNNNNNNNNNNNNNNNNNNNNNNNNNNNNNNNNNNNNNNNNNNNNNNNNNNNNNNNNNNNNNNNNNNNNNNNNNNNNNNNNNNNNNNNNNNNNNNNNNNNNNNNNNNNNNNNNNNNNNNNNNNNNNNNNNNNNNNNNNNNNNNNNNNNNNNNNNNNNNNNNNNNNNNNNNNNNNNNNNNNNNNNNNNNNNNNNNNNNNNNNNNNNNNNNNNNNNNNNNNNNNNNNNNNNNNNNNNNNNNNNNNNNNNNNNNNNNNNNNNNNNNNNNNNNNNNNNNNNNNNNNNNNNNNNNNNNNNNNNNNNNNNNNNNNNNNNNNNNNNNNNNNNNNNNNNNNNNNNNNNNNNNNNNNNNNNNNNNNNNNNNNNNNNNNNNNNNNNNNNNNNNNNNNNNNNNNNNNNNNNNNNNNNNNNNNNNNNNNNNNNNNNNNNNNNNNNNNNNNNNNNNNNNNNNNNNNNNNNNNNNNNNNNNNNNNNNNNNNNNNNNNNNNNNNNNNNNNNNNNNNNNNNNNNNNNNNNNNNNNNNNNNNNNNNNNNNNNNNNNNNNNNNNNNNNNNNNNNNNNNNNNNNNNNNNNNNNNNNNNNNNNNNNNNNNNNNNNNNNNNNNNNNNNNNNNNNNNNNNNNNNNNNNNNNNNNNNNNNNNNNNNNNNNNNNNNNNNNNNNNNNNNNNNNNNNNNNNNNNNNNNNNNNNNNNNNNNNNNNNNNNNNNNNNNNNNNNNNNNNNNNNNNNNNNNNNNNNNNNNNNNNNNNNNNNNNNNNNNNNNNNNNNNNNNNNNNNNNNNNNNNNNNNNNNNNNNNNNNNNNNNNNNNNNNNNNNNNNNNNNNNNNNNNNNNNNNNNNNNNNNNNNNNNNNNNNNNNNNNNNNNNNNNNNNNNNNNNNNNNNNNNNNNNNNNNNNNNNNNNNNNNNNNNNNNNNNNNNNNNNNNNNNNNNNNNNNNNNNNNNNNNNNNNNNNNNNNNNNNNNNNNNNNNNNNNNNNNNNNNNNNNNNNNNNNNNNNNNNNNNNNNNNNNNNNNNNNNNNNNNNNNNNNNNNNNNNNNNNNNNNNNNNNNNNNNNNNNNNNNNNNNNNNNNNNNNNNNNNNNNNNNNNNNNNNNNNNNNNNNNNNNNNNNNNNNNNNNNNNNNNNNNNNNNNNNNNNNNNNNNNNNNNNNNNNNNNNNNNNNNNNNNNNNNNNNNNNNNNNNNNNNNNNNNNNNNNNNNNNNNNNNNNNNNNNNNNNNNNNNNNNNNNNNNNNNNNNNNNNNNNNNNNNNNNNNNNNNNNNNNNNNNNNNNNNNNNNNNNNNNNNNNNNNNNNNNNNNNNNNNNNNNNNNNNNNNNNNNNTATTATTTATCGCATTTATGACGGAGGCCCTCGTGAACCACGAGTTGATTATTAAAATGTTTCAAAGATTGTCAACACATCCATAAGGCAATAAGGTTCATCTCTTCTATCAATCAGAGCTCAAGAATTTAGTggtatctctcttctctcattgttgttttgttttcgaaGAAGTAGCTCTTCAgtcttgtaatttttgtttttgttttcttttctttttttttgtagcgtAGGTAGCCAAGATTATCCGAGCATTAATATGTTTTGTGAAGTAGTAGCTAGCTAGGTAAAGATCTCTTGATTAGCCAAACAGTGATAATATACAAAACACTTGAATcgtaaataatttatattacacCAAATTACCAATAATAGAGCTATCAAAGCGCACAGTAAATAGTTACCAATCATTGGTGTTCtattaatttgtgtttctttgacCATTTTGGTGTTCTTGCTATGTAAATGAATAAGGCTACAATGTTATCATGGTAGTTGTGTAAAATTAACCACAGACCAGCTTATAGAACACTATATACTTTATTggataatatatagaagaaataatatttcttttccaATATTTGAAGATTTGAAATGGCGAGCATGTACCGGAAGTTGGCACTCTGCGGTGGTGAAGGATGACAGGAATGGGACGACGATGTATACAAGGGTGTAAGAAAAGTGTATGTAGGGCAAGATCTCAACCGTATCACTTACGTCAAATTTGAGTACGTGAAGGAAGACGGCGAAGTAGTAGCACGTGAACATGGGACAACAGATCAACACCCTAAAGAGGTTCTCCACTAGACTATTCTCCATTTTTCTCCTTCATTTTTTGCAATACTAGTACGAATGGCTCTTGTGAATTCGGATAAATTTGGATGAAACCTGTAAGTCATAAACAAGACGGAAACGTACCCTTTACTCTCTAAGATACAAACCCTAAGACACCTttattataaaacccaaaattcgATATTTATTATAGGACTAGTTAAATCTTGAGAATGTTTTAAACCTAATATTAAGTCATATATATGCAGTTTTCACTTCAATATGCGGACGAACACATCATAACGGTGGAGGGAAGCTACCACACAGTGGCTCTGCTTGCCACAAAGGTGATCACATCCCTCGTCTTCAAGACCTCAAAGGGTAGAAGCTCTCCAACGTTTGGTCCAAACTTATTTGGAATAACGAGCGGTACAAAGTTTATTTTTGAGGATGAGGGAAGAAAGATCGTAGGGTTCCATGGACGGGCCGATGATGCCCTCGACGCTCTTGGAGTTTACTTTGAATTGGATACCACGCCGTTCCTTCTATACAAGCTGGATGCCCAAGGTGGTACAGATGGGCGTGTTTGGGATGATGGTTTTTACGATGGCATTAAAACGCTGCGCATTAGTCAAGATAATTCTCGTATCACTTATTTAGAGTTTGAGTACGAGAAAGGCGGGGAAGCAAAGACATGTCACCACGGAGTGAAAGGAAAAACACAATCCGAGGTAATTTTAATTACTAGTTCTTTACACAACTAGTTCAATAATTCTCAAAATGATTTATGTCAAGTTAACTCTATACTGACATAGATTTAATTAGGTTCcaaatataaatgataatattgttttgttgtGGATTATTTGCAATGGTATGATTCCCATTCCATTAATTCTTGTAGATAGATACATGTACTTGTATTTCGTAAGACaataaatattcttaaaatattGCTTCTTGTTGCAGTTTGTGCTTGGTTACCCCTACGAATACATCATATCGGTGGAAGCAACATATCAGAAGCCGAACATTTTCACCAATACAGTCATTACGTCACTTAAGTTTGAAACATCAAAGGGGAGAACATCATTCTTTGGGTATAATGTGGGTAAGAAGTTTGTATTGGAACAAAAGGGTCATAGGCTTGTTGGGTTCCATGGAAAGGAAGATGCAGCTATTGATGCTCTTGGAGCATATTTTTCTCCTGCTCCCACTCCAACTCCCTTGATTCCAACCAAGAAACTACCAGCAGTCGGCGGCAACGAAGGAGTTACATGGGATGATGGTGCCTACGACGGTGTAAGGAAGATACTTGTAGGACAAGGTAACGATGGTGTATCCTTTGTCAAGTTTGAGTACAGTAAAGGAAAAGACCTTGTACCCGGAGATGACCATGGGAAGAAGACATTACTTGGAGCTGAAGAGGTCACTTTTATAAACAacaagatttatttttgtttcaatacaTTCTCTGAATTATTTACACTTATCCTTTGttagttttgaatctttttagtttgtgcttgaagatgatgaatacCTAATGACCATAGATGGGTACTACGATAAGATTTACAGGGTCGAGGCACCAATAATTGTCTGTCTCCAGTTTAAGACGAACAAAAGGGAGTCAATGCCGTTCGGAATGGATTCTGGTGAGAAGTTCTCGCTCGGAGAAGAAGGCCACAAGATCGTTGGAATCCATGGACAAGCTAGTGATGTTGTTCACAGCATCGGAGTCACTATCGTGCCCATCACCACCACCGAGTGAAAACCTTCTctatcatattattatttaaaccaAATGAAACCTTCCAATAAGATCGGTGTGTGTCTTTACTATGCTTCTTTTAATGTGTTTGTAAGTTCAAGTAACTTACTCTGCGTGTGCTAATGATGATTCCAATAAGATtggtgtgtgttttcttgttattttaCGTACTGGCAAGTTCATGAACGAATAAACTTTTCGCCTTTTCTTGCTACATGAAACATCTCGAACACAAAGAGACAaatctcaaccaaaaaaaaaaaacatatttaaaacgGTGTCGTATTATAGCATTTGATTATGCATGAATCCTTGtcgtttttactttttatcaaTGATGGTAAATTCTCATCTTTAGaatatttggtaaaaaataatttcttctttctttacaaATAGGAATGATATTTCTTTAACTTTatcattctaattttttttttgcagtattACATTAATTAACACAGTATTTCTTTAATCTGGTTGTCTtatctctaatcattttttttttccaaagtagCCAAAAAGTCTACATGCCTATCAATTTCAATAAATCCTCTGGtcaataattagtaaaaaaaatctatcattttaattaaaaaaaaatcactaaaatttCTTAGTCCACATTATATAGCATTATCAGTTTATCACATactattttattgatatttgtaaaaaaaaaatatgatcaaaTCACCTTTTCACTATTAATTatcctttcttttttaatcgagaaaaaggcaaaaacaatATTGAGTAATGCTTGCTTACCAAACACAGCTAGAAACAATTAGGCCCACGAttaaaaaacaaccaaaaatggCCCCGCTCCTccaaaaaagatttaaaaagtGAACGGACAATTTCCCAAATTATCCTTCATCGCTATTCTAATTTACAGACAAAACCCCGTCTCTTTTGTCCTTTCGACTTCTCCTCTCTGTTTTGCTCTGCCGCCGTCCCGTAACGCTTCTTCCTTGTTAAATTAAAGTCTCTCCGTCAACGTTTAACAACCGCCGTCAAAAACTCTGCTTTTCAGTTTCGGTTTTGATTGAGTTTCCCTCCACACCTCCTTCCTTGATTCCCGATTTTTGAAGTATCTCTCCTCTGTAACTCTGTTTATGGTACACTTCATTACtctcttttcaatttcaaaaaaaaaaaacattgttactCTGCTCAGGTTCGTGGACTTGGTCGAAATCGTTGAAAGTAtcgattttttagggtttttagtgGGAAGATTAAAAGGGTAGTTTAGTCCTTTTTAATTAAGTCTTTACGACTCACTTCGATGATTACGGATCTGTCAGTAAAGCTCtgacattttcattttttttttgtagagaaaTTAGTGGCGATCTtgatcttgtttgtttttctatttttaaaaccaTAATCTGGTATCGTCAAAGCTTAAGAATAGAGAAGATGGTTTTGAATTGTTCTCATCGTGTTAAGTGTTTAAGTAAGACTCTAACTTTACAACACtctctgctctgttttgtttcacACTGTTAAAActttgtgtttggtttatgtTTTCATGATTACTGTCTCCTTTAATCAATGTCCCTTTCTATGCGCTGTGTtgccttttgttttttgaacaaCGGAGGAACCTTTTCTTACTCTTATCtctattaattttgatttccaGCTGCTGTATTGTAGTGAAGAGCCCTTTCCAACTTGTTGTTGTTACCAATGaagaagcttttctttttcaaatcatCGTCTGGTAATGGAACGGATCATAAACAGCTTCACAAGCAAAAAGATGATCATCAGTTTCAACAACATTTGAATAACAAGTCTCAAAGTAGTGAAGTATCTGATGCTGCAGCGGCTTTTAGACGAAGTCGTTCATTGTCTTCTGCAGCTTTTCTCATTGATGGAGCGTCTTCAAATgatgctactactactactactactagaaGCAGCCAGCATCGACTGCAAAATCATTCGTCACGGTAGTAATATagactctttttttcttgtttcgtgacattgttgttgtttgttatattGAATTGAACAAATAATTGAATCAAGTTGttaatttgtattgttttgaatcAGATGTTTTACTCCGGAAAGACAAGTTAAAGAATCTGCAAGTTTGTCAACCTGTTCTAGTAATGTCTTGGACCGTTACATTGATGGTGAAGAGCATTTAGAACGGAGTAAGCAAAAGAGTGGTTCATCACATAGTAGTCTCTCCGGGAGTAGAAGGAGGCTTCCACCGCGAGCTCAATCCCCTTCACAATTATCAGATAGTGGCGGCAAAGAAAAACGGAAATCTAAAGGTTTGAGGGATGCATCGGCTCGTTCACTTGCAAGAAGCGTTATTGAGAGACTCTCTCATAATACTCAGGGCAAGTCCAAGACGTTGAGTTATGAGCCCATCAGAATACAAGATGTTTGTGGTGGTTACAATGGTAAAACTCTTGACTCAAAATCGGATGTTTTGGCTAATCTTGTTGTTCCACTTGCTGAACATTATGAAGCGGTGAATGAATATTACGCGGATGACCGAGCAGAACAGCAGCACCAACAGTTTTTCTTACATGGTAAGGACATGTGTATGGGAACTAACGGTGTTTGTAAGGAAAGCGATGTTAGTTCGGAGCTAGAAAGGAGATATaaagaagctgagaagagagtgAAGTTTCTTTCTGAAGAACTGGAGGAGAAGAAGTTTCTTTCAGACTGTGATTTCGATGTTTCATCTTTGGTTGGGGATATTAGACAAATGGAAGAAGAGAGGGTAGGCTTGGCTTTTGAAGTTCTGAGTCTTTTGCGGTCACAGATGGATGAGAGGGCTTCTACGAGGGAAGAGACCAGACGGGCAAAGACAGATTGGGACTTGCATATAAAGAGActagaaaaagagaagagtgagtTACAGGTTGAGTTGGAGAAAGAGTTAGATAGAAGGTCTAGGGAGTGGACTTCAAAGCTCGATAGTTTCAAGGTGGAAGAGAAGAGGCTAAGGGAGCGTGTCAGAGAGCTTGCTGAGCATAATGTCTCTCTCCAGAGAGAAATATCGACTTTTCATGAAAAGAAAACTGAGCGCATCGATATGATAAGACATTTGGAGGAAACAGTTACGGAGTTGGGAGCAACAGCAGAGGAAATGCGTGAAGAGAATTTGTATCTTATGCAAAACCTCTCCAAGTTACAAGAGAGCTACACTGGTAGTAGTGATGATCTTGATTGCGTAAGAAGAAACTTTGAAGAGAAAGATGTGGAATGCAAGGAGTTACACAAATCTGTTACAAGATTTCTAAGAACATGCAAGGTACAAGAGAAGACTATTGAGGGTCTTAGAGATAGTCTCTCTGAGGAAATTGAGAAGCAACCGTTAGAGCATGTGGACAAGAAGCTTCAGATGGA
The sequence above is drawn from the Camelina sativa cultivar DH55 chromosome 4, Cs, whole genome shotgun sequence genome and encodes:
- the LOC104782386 gene encoding 227 kDa spindle- and centromere-associated protein-like — translated: MKKLFFFKSSSGNGTDHKQLHKQKDDHQFQQHLNNKSQSSEVSDAAAAFRRSRSLSSAAFLIDGASSNDATTTTTTRSSQHRLQNHSSRCFTPERQVKESASLSTCSSNVLDRYIDGEEHLERSKQKSGSSHSSLSGSRRRLPPRAQSPSQLSDSGGKEKRKSKGLRDASARSLARSVIERLSHNTQGKSKTLSYEPIRIQDVCGGYNGKTLDSKSDVLANLVVPLAEHYEAVNEYYADDRAEQQHQQFFLHGKDMCMGTNGVCKESDVSSELERRYKEAEKRVKFLSEELEEKKFLSDCDFDVSSLVGDIRQMEEERVGLAFEVLSLLRSQMDERASTREETRRAKTDWDLHIKRLEKEKSELQVELEKELDRRSREWTSKLDSFKVEEKRLRERVRELAEHNVSLQREISTFHEKKTERIDMIRHLEETVTELGATAEEMREENLYLMQNLSKLQESYTGSSDDLDCVRRNFEEKDVECKELHKSVTRFLRTCKVQEKTIEGLRDSLSEEIEKQPLEHVDKKLQMEQIRLAGVELSLRKELESMKLETKVLLRENNCLLNRVKRNGEEADATTFKLDNEMKMRVCHLQDQGLSMLNESTQLCYKLLKFIKEKLAQFPESYQSVNNGLSEQFLIESEIRVHGIRRGTESLKRSLQTVSSLLLEKSNDHSESSCSTAAKHSEPNNQSVEKSLRAELRAETLVTSLLREKLYSKEEETEQLQAEVAAGVRGNEVLQREIQKTLDNLSVNNHQLKDLKLQMVKKDENINRLENNLHEAAKDLATLPKVLEEREEMWTERRKQNMDLESEKEMLKSKVEKLEEDILFKEGQITILKDTLGSRHFDLLLSSPEFSYNDFLVQ